The proteins below are encoded in one region of Aulosira sp. FACHB-615:
- the hpsL gene encoding hormogonium polysaccharide biosynthesis protein HpsL has product MAKVKSKVQKSKNSKKQPKKEAPTLSLQERLAQKRQATKARKEFMDLLTKSLSGALFLGFLLFLVAGIKAALPAVLGVLVMSFSYKYPRQALIAFIIYVPFGGTITYYIGNSPILQLAKDSFYIPAAIALWQICRKQKLPFIIPKQIKIPLFILLGSCLLTLVFINGGQQFNPPPAGLLEEPVKEFPIGLGILGLKVLLGYVSLITCIYYLIRNKQDFFFLSRLQIVLIIVCCVLGLIQYLFLLTGICEGTKNLEGSALFKATLDARCYFGGSLVYSPSQGIIRLPGTFVAPWQWAWFLISSTFFAFATGFSDPSIFWRLISLGSMALIFVNAVISGQRIALGLVPTCFVMLLLLTGQIANLKRFIPIGVGLVMILGIAVVSNPVVVQERIDSFASRWNASPPQDFIIQQFEENLKDTDSPLGSGLGRATNSARALGKTKLVETYYPKLIYEIGIFGVLGFLALVTTLTFTAFTTYRSIKNRNFRSYAASMWVFILFISYNTYYYPLDVDPVSVYYWLGAGILFKLPVIDKQEKEDANPEKATNKKGLKIKF; this is encoded by the coding sequence ATGGCAAAAGTAAAATCAAAAGTCCAGAAATCAAAAAACTCGAAAAAGCAGCCTAAAAAGGAAGCACCGACTCTTAGCCTCCAAGAAAGGTTAGCCCAAAAGCGTCAAGCAACGAAAGCCCGCAAAGAATTTATGGATTTACTCACTAAATCCTTATCTGGTGCGTTGTTTTTAGGTTTTTTGCTGTTTTTAGTTGCCGGTATTAAGGCTGCATTACCTGCTGTCTTGGGGGTACTGGTGATGTCTTTTTCTTATAAATACCCTCGTCAGGCTTTAATTGCCTTTATTATCTACGTTCCCTTTGGCGGCACAATTACTTATTACATTGGTAATAGTCCGATTCTGCAATTGGCTAAAGATTCATTTTACATCCCAGCTGCGATCGCTCTTTGGCAAATTTGCCGCAAACAGAAACTACCATTCATCATCCCCAAGCAAATTAAAATCCCATTGTTTATTTTATTGGGTTCTTGTTTGCTCACTCTCGTATTTATCAATGGTGGACAACAGTTTAACCCACCACCAGCTGGACTATTAGAGGAACCTGTTAAAGAATTTCCCATAGGCTTAGGAATTCTCGGTTTAAAAGTTCTTTTAGGTTACGTATCTTTAATTACTTGTATTTACTACCTAATTCGCAATAAGCAAGATTTTTTCTTCTTATCGCGTCTACAAATCGTACTAATTATCGTCTGTTGTGTCCTAGGATTGATCCAATACTTATTCTTACTCACTGGAATTTGTGAAGGAACTAAAAATCTCGAAGGTTCTGCCTTATTTAAGGCTACACTTGACGCTAGATGTTATTTTGGTGGTTCCCTAGTCTACAGTCCCAGTCAAGGAATAATTCGGCTACCAGGAACATTTGTTGCACCTTGGCAATGGGCATGGTTTTTAATTTCTAGTACTTTTTTTGCCTTTGCTACAGGCTTTTCCGACCCGTCAATTTTTTGGCGGTTAATAAGTTTAGGTTCTATGGCTTTAATCTTTGTCAATGCAGTAATTTCGGGACAAAGAATCGCCCTCGGCTTAGTACCTACTTGTTTTGTCATGTTACTCTTGCTGACTGGTCAAATTGCTAACTTGAAACGGTTTATCCCCATAGGAGTAGGGTTAGTGATGATTTTGGGAATTGCCGTTGTGAGCAACCCTGTAGTTGTTCAAGAGAGAATAGATAGTTTTGCCAGTCGTTGGAATGCTTCACCACCTCAAGATTTTATTATTCAGCAATTTGAAGAAAACTTAAAAGATACAGATAGCCCTCTAGGAAGTGGTTTAGGTCGAGCCACTAACTCTGCTCGTGCATTAGGTAAAACCAAACTAGTAGAGACTTACTACCCCAAATTAATATATGAGATTGGGATTTTTGGCGTATTGGGGTTTCTGGCTTTAGTTACTACACTGACATTTACAGCGTTCACAACTTATCGCTCGATAAAAAACCGTAATTTCCGCAGTTACGCAGCGTCGATGTGGGTGTTTATATTGTTTATTAGTTACAACACTTACTACTATCCTTTAGATGTCGATCCAGTATCTGTATATTACTGGTTGGGTGCAGGAATACTATTCAAATTGCCAGTGATAGATAAACAAGAGAAGGAAGATGCCAACCCTGAAAAAGCAACAAATAAAAAAGGTTTAAAAATTAAGTTTTAA
- the hpsN gene encoding hormogonium polysaccharide biosynthesis glycosyltransferase HpsN → MNDFPLISVIIPTYGRDEPLRDSIVDILNQDYPNFEVLVIDQYPKHQPEVQAYLEEVAAKGKIKLFHLNWASLPGARNYGVRRSSGEIILFIDDDVKLTPGFLMAHAKNYVQNPEVGAVAGRVFDRMKLGDSGGKLEIEYLPPQAMDPGIAWYHIDLVHTIKPQQVLTARGCNMSFRREIFTKYGLKFDERFRGSAVREESDFCLRLRQTGYKIWYDPKADLVHLGEETGGCHDISMRSLKYQLTFYHNHFLLGLKNLTLTQALRLYARLFDCHVLGRPPCHKSGSPIKILTRAIFYTLGFLKALGTVIQSVWNDGQIYSHLDEQV, encoded by the coding sequence ATGAATGATTTTCCTTTAATTTCCGTAATCATCCCAACTTACGGAAGAGATGAACCACTACGCGATAGTATCGTTGATATTCTCAATCAGGACTATCCAAATTTTGAAGTTTTGGTAATCGACCAATATCCAAAACACCAACCAGAAGTTCAAGCATATTTAGAAGAGGTAGCGGCAAAAGGGAAAATTAAATTGTTTCACCTAAATTGGGCGAGTTTACCAGGGGCGCGAAACTATGGTGTGCGTCGCTCATCTGGGGAAATAATTTTATTTATTGATGATGATGTAAAATTAACGCCTGGCTTTTTAATGGCTCATGCGAAAAATTATGTACAAAATCCAGAGGTAGGAGCTGTAGCTGGACGAGTATTTGACAGAATGAAATTGGGTGATTCTGGCGGAAAATTAGAAATTGAATATCTCCCTCCCCAAGCAATGGATCCTGGCATTGCTTGGTATCATATTGATTTAGTACATACTATTAAGCCCCAGCAGGTTTTAACAGCTAGGGGTTGCAATATGTCTTTTCGGCGCGAAATTTTTACGAAATACGGACTGAAGTTTGATGAGAGATTTCGTGGGAGTGCAGTCCGGGAAGAATCGGATTTTTGTTTGCGACTGCGACAGACTGGATACAAAATTTGGTATGACCCAAAAGCTGATTTAGTGCATTTGGGAGAAGAGACTGGGGGTTGTCATGATATTAGTATGCGATCGCTCAAATATCAACTCACTTTCTATCACAACCACTTTTTATTAGGGCTGAAAAATTTAACCTTGACTCAAGCCTTACGTTTATACGCCCGTTTATTTGATTGTCATGTTCTCGGAAGACCACCTTGTCATAAAAGTGGTTCACCTATCAAAATTCTCACTCGCGCTATTTTTTACACTTTGGGTTTCCTGAAGGCTTTGGGTACTGTCATTCAGTCAGTGTGGAATGATGGACAAATCTATAGCCATTTGGATGAACAAGTTTAG
- the hpsO gene encoding hormogonium polysaccharide biosynthesis glycosyltransferase HpsO, which yields MRILVASHTYIVDLNCEKLRALAQLAPDIEVTVVVPKIWKPGGVQNQTIESQYKDEGNFKIVPISNFSQNHQGLLTFGTDLISLMQQFRPQVIQVEQASRSLAYSQTIILNKLLGLKAKNIFFTWWNLPYTLKLPAALLEKFNLNNSHGIISGNQDGAEVLRQRGYQGAIKVMPQLGVDETLFSPKKQPELAAKLGIKPDDFVVGFVGRFVPEKGLLTLLQALVTLKNESWKLMLLGRGELRDEILKIATDNQIQDRLIMVESVPHHEVTNYINLMSTLVLPSETTYKFKTLTAAGWKEQFGHVLIEAMACQVPVIGSDSGEIPHVIGDSGLIFPEGNVQLLADCIKKLLKQPELHQNLAVNGYQKAMAKYTNKALAKEQYEFYQELFQSK from the coding sequence ATGAGAATTTTAGTTGCTAGTCATACATATATAGTAGACCTTAATTGTGAAAAACTACGTGCTTTAGCTCAGTTAGCACCAGATATTGAGGTGACAGTTGTTGTGCCTAAAATCTGGAAGCCCGGTGGTGTACAGAATCAGACTATTGAAAGTCAATATAAAGATGAAGGTAATTTTAAAATAGTGCCGATTTCTAATTTCAGTCAAAATCATCAAGGGCTATTGACATTTGGAACTGATTTAATATCTTTGATGCAGCAATTTCGCCCACAAGTTATTCAAGTAGAACAAGCATCAAGAAGCTTGGCATACAGTCAGACGATTATTTTAAATAAATTGTTGGGATTAAAGGCAAAAAATATCTTTTTTACTTGGTGGAATTTACCTTACACATTAAAATTACCTGCGGCTTTATTAGAAAAATTTAATCTCAATAATAGCCACGGAATTATTTCTGGGAATCAAGATGGAGCAGAAGTTTTACGGCAAAGAGGGTATCAGGGCGCAATTAAAGTTATGCCCCAATTAGGTGTTGATGAAACTCTTTTTTCTCCCAAAAAACAACCAGAATTAGCTGCTAAATTAGGGATTAAACCTGATGATTTTGTGGTGGGTTTTGTTGGAAGATTTGTTCCAGAAAAAGGTTTATTGACTTTATTGCAGGCTTTAGTAACTTTAAAAAATGAATCTTGGAAATTAATGCTTTTAGGACGAGGCGAACTGCGAGATGAAATCTTGAAAATAGCCACAGATAATCAAATCCAAGACAGATTAATTATGGTAGAAAGTGTTCCTCATCACGAAGTTACTAATTATATTAATTTAATGAGTACCTTGGTGCTACCTTCCGAAACTACTTATAAATTTAAAACTTTAACTGCTGCTGGTTGGAAAGAACAATTTGGTCATGTATTAATTGAAGCTATGGCTTGTCAAGTGCCTGTGATTGGTTCTGATTCTGGGGAAATACCTCATGTGATTGGTGATAGTGGATTAATATTTCCCGAAGGCAATGTTCAACTACTGGCTGATTGCATCAAAAAATTGCTCAAGCAACCAGAATTACACCAAAATCTAGCTGTAAATGGCTATCAAAAAGCAATGGCAAAATACACTAATAAGGCACTTGCTAAAGAGCAGTATGAGTTTTATCAAGAATTATTTCAGAGTAAATAG
- the hpsP gene encoding hormogonium polysaccharide biosynthesis glycosyltransferase HpsP produces the protein MKILQIVPSISLIYGGPSQMVLGLAPALAKEGVKVTILTTDSNGDTGQQPLDVPLNRPIQQDGYEIIYFRCAPFRRYKFSLDLLNWLKIHAKEFDIAHIHALFSPISSAAATVCREKKLPYILRPLGTLDPADLQKKKQLKKLYVELIERQNLAGAAAIHFTSEQEAKISARFGVKTKDLVIPLGVKPTQRISASAVRSQLGIPEDVPLVLFMSRIDPKKGLNLLIPALEKLLADNHKFHFVLAGTNPQDPDYENKIKFQIENSPLRSHTTITGFVSGELKAGLLQAADLFVLPSYYENFGIAVAEAMVAGIPVVISDQVHIWQQVSDSQSGWVGQTEVSSLLELLQQALQNPQERQRRGINAQKYALENFSWDAIARQMIQAYQQILINM, from the coding sequence ATGAAAATTTTACAAATTGTTCCGTCTATTTCGTTAATTTATGGTGGCCCTAGCCAAATGGTTTTAGGGTTAGCGCCGGCTTTAGCAAAAGAAGGTGTAAAAGTTACTATTCTGACCACAGATAGCAATGGTGATACTGGTCAACAACCTTTAGATGTACCTTTAAATCGCCCAATTCAACAAGATGGTTATGAAATAATTTACTTTCGTTGTGCGCCATTTCGTCGCTATAAATTTTCTCTGGATTTACTTAATTGGCTAAAAATTCATGCTAAGGAGTTTGATATAGCGCATATTCATGCTTTGTTTTCGCCTATTAGTAGTGCAGCCGCGACGGTATGTCGGGAGAAAAAATTACCTTATATTTTGCGTCCTTTAGGTACTCTTGACCCGGCTGATTTACAAAAGAAAAAACAATTAAAAAAGCTGTATGTTGAGTTGATTGAACGCCAAAATTTAGCAGGTGCAGCCGCAATTCATTTCACTAGTGAACAAGAAGCAAAAATATCAGCAAGATTTGGAGTCAAGACAAAAGATTTAGTAATTCCTTTGGGTGTAAAACCAACGCAAAGAATTTCAGCAAGTGCAGTACGCAGTCAGTTAGGTATACCGGAAGATGTGCCTTTGGTGTTGTTTATGTCGCGTATTGACCCAAAGAAAGGTTTGAATTTGTTGATTCCGGCTTTAGAAAAGCTGTTGGCGGATAATCACAAGTTTCATTTTGTTTTAGCTGGGACAAATCCTCAAGACCCAGACTATGAAAACAAAATCAAATTTCAAATCGAAAATTCACCATTGCGATCGCATACTACCATTACAGGCTTTGTGAGTGGTGAATTGAAAGCTGGTTTACTGCAAGCGGCTGATTTATTTGTTTTACCTTCTTATTACGAAAACTTTGGTATTGCAGTCGCTGAGGCTATGGTTGCGGGAATACCTGTAGTGATTTCTGACCAGGTGCATATTTGGCAGCAAGTAAGCGATAGTCAGTCGGGATGGGTGGGTCAAACAGAGGTATCTTCGTTGTTGGAGTTATTGCAACAAGCTTTGCAAAATCCCCAAGAACGCCAACGCCGGGGAATAAATGCTCAAAAATATGCTTTAGAAAATTTTAGCTGGGATGCGATCGCCCGGCAAATGATTCAAGCCTATCAACAAATTCTCATCAATATGTGA
- a CDS encoding orange carotenoid protein N-terminal domain-containing protein, translating to MTYTQTSDPTIRKCVESWRKLDVDEQLGLFWFIYKEMGESVTPAAPAASTVSPEIAEGLFNQVKELSHEEQLQVQRDLINRADTQISREYGSLGDTTKLLFWYRLSQGMDSNVIIPVPAGYRLSSAAETLLEQIKELAFEQQINLFRDYVSPMGAEPKAGAEI from the coding sequence ATGACCTACACTCAAACTAGTGACCCTACCATTCGTAAATGTGTTGAATCTTGGCGAAAATTAGATGTAGATGAACAACTAGGTTTATTCTGGTTTATCTATAAAGAAATGGGTGAGTCTGTTACACCTGCGGCTCCTGCTGCTAGTACTGTTTCTCCAGAAATTGCTGAAGGTTTATTTAATCAGGTAAAAGAATTAAGTCACGAAGAACAATTACAAGTTCAGCGAGACTTAATTAATCGAGCAGATACTCAAATAAGCAGAGAATATGGTTCGTTAGGAGATACCACCAAACTGCTATTTTGGTATCGTCTCTCTCAAGGAATGGATAGTAATGTAATTATTCCTGTACCTGCTGGTTATCGTCTTTCTTCAGCAGCAGAAACTTTGCTGGAACAAATTAAAGAATTAGCTTTTGAACAGCAGATTAATCTTTTCCGCGACTATGTGTCACCAATGGGTGCAGAACCTAAAGCTGGCGCTGAAATTTAA